One Methylocaldum marinum DNA window includes the following coding sequences:
- a CDS encoding RHS repeat-associated core domain-containing protein, which translates to MAEKAILDENQNVQSGETSYKIAGQYVTAQGGYSLSKPISNQYSPTLGTGFKAPIKDTVATKLSQGNSGGGTGAAVVDLGGGSNTGNHPTTTSAGDPVNLLSGNMYHSERDIAIRGRGGLDVVFERSYNSNIRVDGPLGYGWTHSFNHQLRFVSNTKNAVTDSVIWIDGTGSANSFTVAGNTGGVPLNAALTAQPGLRVTAKRESNGEYSIREKGGLVFYFENVAGTVPAGTELGQTAKLIRVVDRNNNALRFGYSNGNLATVVDGIGRTLRFWYDNGGRHITRITDWAGRTFRYTYDGRGDLVKFESPEVVAGRRGGSTTYSYYTAADGTNLDHALKTYTRPNGNGMSFEYYANGKTFRHTDSQGHSYTFRYNTFRRETTTVDERGVSQTYLFNEWGQQLQHQQGDGSRLVYEYKDTANPLNETQRRDSLGNTIRYAYDVAGNVTTMTLPDGSTVTYEGYNAFHQPTKTKDANGHYTLYRYDARGNRTEVIALKAGVNTDTPALAQIAAWTIHTYDGAGNLTRTKRVRDFSTQEGPYLEFGYDGAALNPVSVKRCGLQQLGSPTLTDQCTTASQAFDALGRPTVAVDARFYPAETRYDDDGRITRATDVLRQWRDFAYDNNGNPIGASLTAFDSNGVYGLLQQDVVEYDALDRPVVRRNTAGHATRIAYDEVGNVLRITNPDGYSVRFEYDALNRPTRAFDPQGHAVVTEYDIGGRPIRVTDPNGLVTQYAYYDPTRNGRLKRLTGPDGRYTDYFYDPNGNVVRTVDNGGRETLTEYDVLNRPVKTIGPVHDALGLTAIRQVTEIQYTALGDVQKIRAGYRTATGSETLTDQATYGYDDFGRVIEATDANGHTTRWTYDAYGNPIRRVSPGGHVVEWDYDHTRNGLLVRRTAKLSDTDPSPHVTQYTYNALGQVRIAQTPEVTYQYTYDSAHRLATVTDSRGPKTLTYRHSPGGLLDSLEDSEGHRRDFLYDAVGRLSAVQAPSGERVNFVFDGGGRLLETTMANGYGTLYRYTPEGYLGELVNRAAGGTEVSHHTYQYDPLGRRTGHREAIAGAETDYTYQYDALDRLREVRTNAGATLFEAYAYDAYGNRRARTAPDGSIQRYAYDAAQQLRQIRSGSDTGAILASYTYDPAGNLTQRSGGGATLTLSYDALERLVAASGTGIAPETYVYDHEDRRIETTVDGTPRRSVYAGLAIWSDYGSAWTQAQALYTDAGLDRPLIRTDAGGGTAYYHADALGSVVAVTNAAGAITASARYSAFGQTLAGGALPRYGYAGREPDATGLIYYRARYYDPQIGRFTQRDPAGFADGLNPYAYVGNNPVSFTDPLGLNKAAPMASSNVSGYQGAPSTGSSLLNELRTTASAFLDVARKNPAIGIAAAPATDFAEGITSGDTRQIAFNALTADLPGAKLGVGVLGAVIKNADNVADVTKSGEKLFDIHPRVTGQLNDSRMGSLAGKLSPGDFQRLANNPSAQRVFDARSGNINVIQNVEGKLLRITVPRDEMKIISVGPIRPNQVTNRIESGDFIPLP; encoded by the coding sequence GTGGCGGAAAAGGCCATACTCGACGAAAACCAGAATGTGCAATCGGGCGAAACCAGCTACAAGATCGCCGGTCAGTACGTCACCGCGCAAGGCGGCTATTCCTTGTCCAAGCCGATTTCGAATCAGTACTCGCCGACGCTGGGCACAGGCTTCAAGGCTCCGATCAAGGACACGGTGGCGACCAAGCTGTCTCAAGGGAACAGCGGCGGCGGGACGGGGGCGGCCGTCGTGGATTTGGGCGGCGGCTCCAATACCGGGAATCACCCGACAACGACTTCGGCCGGCGATCCGGTCAATCTGCTGTCCGGCAACATGTACCATTCGGAACGGGACATCGCCATACGAGGACGCGGCGGACTCGATGTCGTCTTCGAGCGTTCCTACAACTCCAACATCCGTGTCGACGGTCCCCTGGGCTACGGCTGGACCCACAGCTTCAACCATCAACTCCGGTTCGTTTCCAACACTAAGAACGCCGTGACCGATAGCGTGATCTGGATCGACGGCACCGGGTCCGCCAACAGTTTCACGGTGGCCGGAAACACCGGCGGCGTTCCCCTGAACGCGGCCCTGACGGCCCAGCCCGGTCTTCGCGTCACCGCGAAACGGGAAAGCAACGGCGAATACTCGATCCGCGAAAAGGGCGGGCTGGTTTTCTATTTCGAGAACGTGGCCGGTACCGTGCCGGCCGGAACGGAACTCGGCCAGACGGCGAAACTGATTCGCGTGGTCGACCGCAACAACAACGCCTTGCGTTTCGGCTACAGCAACGGAAACCTGGCCACGGTCGTGGACGGCATCGGCCGGACGCTTCGGTTCTGGTACGACAACGGCGGCCGCCACATCACCCGGATCACCGACTGGGCGGGGCGGACCTTCCGCTACACCTATGACGGCCGCGGCGATCTCGTCAAGTTCGAAAGCCCGGAGGTCGTCGCGGGCCGGCGTGGCGGTTCGACCACCTACAGCTATTACACCGCCGCCGACGGCACCAATCTCGATCATGCCCTGAAGACCTACACGCGGCCGAACGGCAACGGCATGAGCTTCGAGTATTACGCCAACGGCAAGACCTTCCGGCATACCGACAGTCAGGGCCACAGTTACACCTTCCGGTACAACACATTCCGCCGGGAAACGACCACCGTCGACGAGCGCGGAGTGAGCCAGACCTATCTCTTCAACGAATGGGGGCAACAGCTCCAGCACCAGCAAGGAGATGGCTCGCGGCTGGTGTATGAATACAAAGATACGGCCAATCCGCTCAACGAGACCCAGCGGCGTGACTCCCTCGGCAACACGATTCGATACGCTTACGATGTAGCCGGCAATGTGACGACGATGACCCTGCCCGATGGCAGCACCGTCACCTACGAAGGCTACAACGCCTTCCATCAGCCGACCAAGACCAAGGACGCCAACGGGCATTACACGCTGTACCGCTACGACGCCCGCGGCAACCGCACGGAGGTCATCGCCTTGAAAGCGGGTGTGAATACCGATACCCCCGCACTGGCGCAAATCGCCGCCTGGACGATCCATACCTACGACGGGGCGGGCAACCTGACGCGCACGAAGCGCGTGCGGGATTTCAGCACCCAGGAAGGCCCTTACCTCGAGTTCGGCTATGACGGTGCGGCGCTGAACCCCGTCTCGGTCAAGCGCTGCGGCTTGCAGCAACTGGGTTCGCCCACGCTGACGGATCAATGCACCACCGCCAGCCAGGCCTTCGACGCCTTGGGTCGGCCGACCGTCGCCGTGGATGCACGGTTCTATCCGGCCGAGACCCGCTACGACGACGACGGCCGGATCACCCGCGCGACCGATGTCCTCCGGCAATGGCGCGACTTTGCCTACGACAATAACGGCAACCCCATCGGCGCCAGTCTGACCGCCTTCGACAGCAACGGCGTCTACGGCCTTCTCCAGCAGGACGTGGTGGAATACGATGCTCTCGATCGGCCCGTGGTTCGCCGCAACACCGCCGGGCACGCGACCCGGATCGCCTACGACGAAGTCGGCAACGTCCTCAGGATCACCAACCCGGACGGCTACAGCGTCCGGTTCGAATACGACGCCCTCAACCGGCCGACCCGCGCCTTCGACCCACAGGGGCACGCGGTCGTCACCGAGTACGATATCGGCGGGCGGCCCATCCGCGTGACCGATCCCAACGGTCTCGTCACCCAGTACGCCTATTACGACCCGACCCGGAACGGGCGGCTGAAGCGGCTGACCGGCCCCGACGGGCGCTACACTGACTACTTTTACGACCCGAACGGCAATGTCGTCCGGACGGTGGACAACGGCGGGCGCGAAACCCTGACCGAGTACGACGTGCTCAACCGGCCGGTCAAAACCATCGGCCCGGTGCATGACGCCCTCGGCCTGACCGCTATCCGTCAGGTCACCGAGATCCAGTACACCGCCTTGGGCGATGTGCAAAAGATCCGGGCCGGCTACCGCACGGCCACCGGCAGCGAAACGCTGACGGACCAGGCGACCTACGGCTATGACGATTTCGGCCGGGTGATCGAAGCCACCGACGCCAATGGCCACACCACCCGCTGGACCTACGATGCCTACGGCAACCCCATCCGCCGCGTGTCCCCCGGCGGCCATGTGGTCGAATGGGACTACGATCACACCCGCAACGGGCTGTTGGTCCGGCGCACCGCGAAGCTCTCCGACACCGATCCCTCGCCCCACGTCACCCAGTACACTTACAATGCCCTGGGCCAGGTACGGATCGCGCAGACGCCGGAAGTCACCTATCAATACACCTACGACAGCGCCCATCGCCTCGCCACCGTCACCGACAGCCGCGGTCCCAAGACCCTGACTTACCGCCATAGCCCCGGCGGACTCCTCGACAGTCTCGAAGATAGCGAAGGCCACCGCCGCGACTTCCTCTACGACGCGGTCGGGCGCCTCAGCGCCGTGCAGGCGCCGAGCGGCGAGCGGGTCAACTTCGTGTTCGACGGCGGCGGACGGCTCTTGGAAACCACCATGGCCAACGGCTACGGCACCCTCTACCGCTACACCCCCGAGGGTTACCTCGGGGAACTCGTCAACCGGGCGGCAGGCGGTACCGAGGTCAGCCATCATACGTACCAGTACGACCCCCTCGGCCGGCGCACCGGCCATCGTGAAGCCATCGCCGGGGCGGAGACCGATTACACCTACCAGTACGATGCCCTGGACCGGCTGCGGGAAGTGCGGACCAATGCGGGCGCAACCCTCTTTGAAGCCTACGCCTACGATGCGTACGGCAACCGCCGGGCGCGGACCGCCCCGGACGGCAGCATCCAGCGCTATGCTTACGACGCCGCCCAGCAACTTCGGCAAATCCGGAGCGGCAGCGACACCGGGGCGATCCTCGCGAGCTACACCTATGACCCGGCCGGCAATCTCACCCAGCGCAGCGGCGGCGGGGCGACTCTCACCTTGAGCTACGATGCCCTGGAGCGGCTGGTGGCCGCGAGCGGCACCGGAATCGCCCCGGAAACCTACGTCTACGATCATGAGGACCGGCGCATCGAGACCACTGTGGACGGGACGCCGCGGCGCTCCGTCTATGCCGGGCTGGCGATCTGGAGCGACTACGGGAGCGCCTGGACCCAGGCACAGGCGCTTTATACCGATGCCGGGCTCGACCGCCCCCTGATCCGGACCGATGCCGGCGGCGGCACGGCCTACTACCACGCCGACGCCCTCGGTTCGGTGGTGGCGGTCACCAACGCCGCCGGCGCGATCACCGCCAGCGCCCGCTACTCCGCCTTCGGTCAAACGCTCGCCGGCGGCGCGCTTCCGCGCTACGGCTACGCGGGGCGGGAACCCGACGCGACCGGTCTGATTTACTATCGGGCGCGGTACTACGATCCGCAGATCGGCCGGTTCACGCAAAGGGACCCGGCGGGCTTTGCCGATGGGCTGAACCCTTATGCGTACGTCGGGAACAATCCGGTGAGCTTTACCGATCCGTTGGGGCTAAACAAGGCGGCCCCGATGGCGAGCTCGAATGTCTCGGGGTATCAGGGGGCACCGAGCACCGGTAGCTCTTTATTGAACGAGCTCAGAACCACCGCCAGTGCTTTTTTGGATGTGGCCCGGAAAAACCCGGCAATCGGCATCGCCGCCGCACCCGCCACGGATTTCGCCGAGGGCATCACATCCGGAGACACCCGCCAAATCGCCTTCAACGCCCTGACTGCCGATCTGCCCGGAGCGAAGTTGGGGGTTGGCGTTCTGGGCGCGGTGATTAAAAATGCCGATAATGTTGCGGATGTTACAAAGAGTGGAGAGAAGCTTTTTGACATCCATCCGCGTGTTACGGGTCAGCTCAATGATTCGCGTATGGGATCGCTGGCTGGCAAATTATCTCCCGGTGATTTCCAGCGGTTAGCTAACAATCCGTCTGCGCAACGAGTCTTTGACGCGAGGTCGGGCAACATCAATGTAATCCAGAACGTGGAAGGAAAACTTCTTCGGATCACCGTTCCTCGGGATGAGATGAAGATTATTTCCGTTGGTCCGATCAGACCAAATCAAGTGACGAATAGGATTGAGAGTGGCGATTTCATTCCGCTTCCATAG
- a CDS encoding ISNCY family transposase (programmed frameshift), producing MRTVIQPQLKFGETDIAAIVLDPKSRDDIPQLLRGLQYIYTEVSLRQRVFAILEEMIPDRANGQGKANRQTGRPGMEQWKIRVLGVLRLGLDADYDRIQELANQHKTIRQMLGHSDWLDEQEYELQTIRDNVSLFTPELLDRINQEVVNAGHSLLKKKAEESLKARADSFVVKTHVHFPTDTNLLWDAIRKAIQTCAALCDTLDLTEWRQSAYHLRCFKKSYRLIQKLKHSTSQDEAKRQAKQAQIETAYQTYLDQAEAYQQRAHATRQRLNQAHGLPTPMLADLDAYLAHAERQIDQIRRRVPRGETIPHGEKVFSIFQPHTEWISKGKAGVPVELGLRVAVVEDQHRFILHHQVMEKTTDDQIAVSLVEHSQTRFPAVTAIRLDKGFHSPSNQVELKQHLENVILPKKGRLSEADKVRESDPTFVRLRRQHSAVESAINALGVHGLDKCPDHGIDGFKRYVALAVVARNIQRLGAVLREQEQQAADRRRGPYKKAA from the exons ATGCGTACCGTCATTCAGCCACAACTCAAATTCGGTGAAACCGATATTGCCGCCATCGTCCTCGATCCCAAATCGCGCGATGACATCCCTCAATTACTGCGTGGACTGCAATACATTTATACCGAGGTCAGCTTGCGTCAGCGGGTATTTGCCATTCTGGAAGAGATGATACCTGACCGTGCGAACGGGCAAGGCAAAGCCAACCGCCAAACCGGGCGGCCTGGCATGGAGCAGTGGAAGATACGGGTGTTGGGCGTACTGCGCTTGGGTCTCGATGCGGATTACGACCGGATTCAAGAGTTGGCCAACCAACACAAGACGATCCGGCAGATGCTGGGGCATAGCGATTGGCTGGACGAGCAGGAGTACGAGTTGCAGACGATTCGGGACAACGTCAGCTTGTTCACGCCCGAGCTATTGGACCGCATCAACCAGGAAGTGGTTAACGCGGGGCACTCGCTGTTAAAAAAAAAA GCCGAGGAAAGCCTCAAAGCCCGCGCTGATTCCTTTGTGGTCAAAACCCACGTGCATTTCCCCACCGATACCAACTTGCTGTGGGATGCGATTCGCAAAGCCATTCAAACCTGTGCGGCACTCTGCGATACATTGGATTTGACCGAATGGCGGCAAAGCGCTTATCACTTGCGGTGTTTCAAGAAAAGCTACCGTCTGATTCAAAAGCTCAAGCATTCCACCTCACAAGATGAAGCCAAGCGGCAGGCCAAGCAGGCGCAAATCGAAACGGCTTATCAGACCTATCTCGACCAAGCTGAAGCCTATCAGCAACGGGCACATGCTACCCGGCAACGCCTGAACCAAGCGCATGGCCTACCGACACCGATGTTGGCAGACCTTGATGCCTACCTGGCGCATGCCGAGCGGCAGATCGACCAGATTCGTCGCCGCGTCCCGCGAGGTGAAACCATTCCGCATGGCGAAAAAGTCTTTTCCATTTTTCAGCCCCATACCGAGTGGATCAGCAAAGGCAAGGCGGGCGTACCGGTCGAATTGGGCTTGCGGGTGGCGGTCGTCGAAGATCAACACCGCTTCATCCTACACCATCAAGTCATGGAAAAAACCACCGACGATCAAATCGCCGTGTCCCTGGTCGAACACAGCCAAACCCGCTTTCCGGCAGTAACGGCCATCCGCTTGGACAAGGGCTTTCACAGTCCAAGTAATCAGGTCGAGCTCAAGCAACACCTGGAAAACGTCATATTGCCGAAAAAAGGCCGGCTATCGGAAGCCGACAAAGTCCGCGAATCCGACCCGACATTTGTCCGCCTGCGCCGCCAACACTCGGCTGTTGAATCGGCAATCAATGCACTCGGTGTGCATGGCCTGGACAAATGTCCCGATCATGGCATTGACGGCTTCAAGCGCTATGTTGCCCTCGCGGTCGTGGCGCGCAACATTCAGCGCCTGGGAGCCGTTTTACGCGAGCAAGAACAACAAGCGGCGGATCGACGACGAGGGCCGTATAAAAAAGCGGCCTAA
- a CDS encoding IS4 family transposase: protein MAWAKDEFGGAVLGDSRLTKRLIRLADDLSSNPTASIPIACGGWGETKAAYRLLDNEALDWRAMLEAHRPPTIGRMVDLERVLCLQDTTELDFTSQPGIVGLGRLSYERQHGMYLHPTLAVSESGVALGVLDAWMWARKPKSEADVPESLRWIEGYERVAELAAQVPSTRLVYVADREGDIRALLDRAAALGHPADYLVRARHDRVLAEGGKLRAQVESQSALGEVEFALPPAPGRTGRTVVQSLRMARVTLARCGSKTCEVTVILAREESPPAGDKPIEWLLLTNEAVETLDEACLRIAGYRRRWLVEIFFRILKSGCRVEALQLATVERLERALVVYLIIAWRR, encoded by the coding sequence GTGGCGTGGGCGAAAGATGAGTTTGGCGGGGCGGTGTTGGGAGACTCACGCTTGACGAAGCGATTGATCCGGCTGGCCGACGATTTGTCGTCGAATCCGACGGCGAGCATCCCCATCGCTTGTGGCGGCTGGGGGGAGACCAAGGCAGCTTATCGGTTGTTGGACAATGAGGCGCTGGACTGGCGCGCCATGCTGGAGGCGCATCGCCCACCGACAATCGGCCGAATGGTCGACCTGGAGCGGGTGCTGTGCCTGCAGGATACGACGGAGTTGGATTTTACCAGCCAGCCTGGGATCGTGGGCCTGGGGCGCTTGAGCTATGAGCGGCAACACGGGATGTACCTGCATCCGACTCTGGCGGTGAGTGAAAGTGGGGTGGCGTTGGGGGTGCTGGACGCCTGGATGTGGGCGCGCAAGCCCAAGAGCGAGGCGGACGTGCCGGAAAGCCTGCGCTGGATCGAAGGCTATGAGCGGGTGGCAGAACTGGCGGCACAGGTTCCTTCGACCCGATTGGTCTATGTAGCCGACCGCGAGGGTGACATCCGTGCGCTGTTGGACCGCGCGGCGGCGCTGGGGCATCCGGCGGATTATCTGGTGCGGGCGCGGCATGACCGGGTGCTGGCCGAGGGTGGGAAACTGCGCGCCCAAGTGGAAAGCCAGTCGGCGCTAGGGGAGGTGGAATTTGCCTTGCCGCCGGCGCCGGGGCGGACGGGCCGGACCGTGGTGCAAAGCCTGCGCATGGCGCGGGTGACGCTGGCGCGGTGCGGTAGCAAAACCTGCGAGGTCACTGTGATCTTGGCGCGGGAAGAGTCGCCGCCGGCCGGCGATAAGCCCATCGAGTGGCTGTTGCTCACCAATGAAGCAGTCGAGACCCTAGACGAGGCGTGTCTGCGCATCGCCGGGTACCGCCGGCGCTGGCTGGTAGAGATTTTCTTCCGCATTTTGAAAAGCGGCTGCCGGGTCGAGGCCCTGCAATTGGCGACGGTGGAGCGCTTGGAACGAGCGTTGGTGGTTTATCTGATCATCGCCTGGCGGAGGTGA
- a CDS encoding type II toxin-antitoxin system RelE/ParE family toxin — translation MVKWTAHAKAQLRHIHDYIAQDSPLYARRVSEELVRKTLGLDELPRKGFKVPELNEDAVRELGLYSYRIIYEIKADNLIEVLAVIHKRRHLEAEEIPREQ, via the coding sequence ATGGTGAAGTGGACGGCCCACGCCAAAGCCCAACTTCGCCATATTCATGATTACATCGCCCAGGATTCCCCCCTCTACGCCCGGCGCGTCAGTGAAGAACTGGTGCGCAAAACCCTCGGCCTGGATGAACTGCCCCGCAAGGGGTTCAAGGTGCCGGAACTCAACGAAGATGCCGTGCGGGAACTGGGCCTCTACTCCTACCGGATCATTTACGAGATCAAAGCCGACAACCTCATTGAGGTGCTGGCCGTGATTCATAAACGGCGGCATTTGGAGGCGGAGGAGATTCCGAGAGAACAATAA
- a CDS encoding transposase family protein, with the protein MCDEEGTRFPDGVELYRDSGFQGHELANVTVHQPKKRPRNGRLSADDQDANRLHSSIRVIIEHIISRIKRCRVVKDVFRNTKEGYDDVVIELACGLHNYRRYCRNQSY; encoded by the coding sequence ATCTGCGACGAAGAAGGGACCCGGTTCCCCGACGGCGTCGAGCTGTATCGCGACAGCGGCTTCCAGGGACACGAACTGGCGAATGTCACAGTCCACCAGCCGAAGAAGAGGCCGCGCAACGGCCGGCTTTCGGCCGACGACCAGGACGCCAACCGGCTCCACTCAAGCATCCGCGTGATCATCGAACACATCATCTCGAGAATCAAGCGGTGCCGCGTCGTCAAAGACGTGTTCAGGAACACCAAGGAAGGCTACGACGATGTCGTCATTGAATTGGCCTGCGGCCTGCACAATTACAGGCGCTACTGCCGAAACCAGAGTTATTGA
- a CDS encoding FkbM family methyltransferase has product MPTIASKLKSNLSLNQINNVVVNNIALSDHSGTARLYSGPESNTGATSLRAFDNGAESFEVHLSTFDELVEDFSRVTLVKVDVEGAELKVLRGMEKLMLNVRPTLLVEITDSFLREMGDSAESLIRFVGKFGYVCYVIGDGKVTLLEKMQDELPWQWNALFTVGYHFGEGQVFHFSKAPGN; this is encoded by the coding sequence ATGCCTACCATTGCCTCAAAACTGAAAAGCAATTTAAGTCTGAATCAAATAAACAACGTAGTTGTGAACAATATCGCTCTTTCTGACCACAGCGGAACTGCGCGTTTATATTCAGGCCCTGAGAGTAACACAGGGGCAACGTCACTTCGAGCGTTTGATAATGGTGCAGAATCATTTGAAGTTCATCTTTCAACATTCGACGAACTTGTAGAGGATTTCAGCAGGGTGACCTTGGTGAAGGTTGATGTCGAAGGAGCGGAACTAAAAGTATTGAGAGGCATGGAAAAACTCATGCTAAATGTGCGACCCACTCTTCTAGTAGAAATCACTGACAGCTTTCTCAGAGAGATGGGTGATAGTGCTGAATCACTTATTAGATTTGTTGGTAAATTCGGATATGTCTGTTATGTGATTGGAGATGGGAAGGTAACCCTTTTGGAGAAAATGCAAGATGAACTGCCATGGCAGTGGAACGCACTCTTCACCGTTGGTTATCACTTCGGTGAAGGGCAAGTTTTTCATTTTTCTAAAGCGCCTGGAAATTAG
- a CDS encoding helix-turn-helix domain-containing protein, giving the protein MNYTHLTREERYQIYALKKAGHTLTEIANVLERHPSTICRELSRNRGRRGYRPKQAQCFADERRAMNARTIEESTWQFAQERLLEQWSPEQISNHADISHETVYQRVYADKRAGGLLWKQLCCQKQRRKRYGKADRRGVIWPWWFPRAVRRRRTRS; this is encoded by the coding sequence ATGAACTACACACACCTCACCCGAGAAGAACGATACCAGATTTACGCTTTGAAGAAAGCCGGACATACCCTAACCGAGATTGCCAACGTGCTTGAACGTCATCCCTCCACGATTTGTCGGGAACTGAGCCGTAACCGAGGACGGCGTGGATACCGCCCGAAGCAGGCGCAATGTTTTGCAGACGAACGCCGCGCGATGAATGCCCGGACGATTGAAGAGTCCACCTGGCAGTTTGCGCAAGAACGCCTGCTGGAACAGTGGAGCCCGGAGCAGATCAGCAATCACGCCGACATCAGCCATGAAACGGTCTATCAGCGCGTCTATGCTGATAAGCGCGCAGGTGGTCTGCTATGGAAACAACTCTGCTGCCAGAAGCAGCGCAGGAAGCGGTATGGCAAGGCGGATCGGCGTGGTGTCATTTGGCCATGGTGGTTTCCAAGAGCCGTCCGCCGCCGTCGAACACGAAGTTGA
- a CDS encoding RHS repeat domain-containing protein: MGYGTRRNPRHKLCRHSPGGLLDSLEDSEGHRRDYLYDAVGRLSAVQAPSGERVNFVFDGGGRLLETTMAK; encoded by the coding sequence GTGGGTTACGGCACGCGCCGTAATCCGCGCCACAAGCTCTGCCGCCACAGCCCGGGCGGACTCCTCGACAGTCTCGAAGACAGCGAAGGCCATCGCCGCGACTACCTGTACGATGCGGTCGGGCGCTTGAGTGCCGTGCAGGCGCCGAGCGGCGAGCGGGTCAACTTCGTGTTCGACGGCGGCGGACGGCTCTTGGAAACCACCATGGCCAAATGA
- a CDS encoding IS256 family transposase, with protein MTSDTAKQDALLDELLKGYTNPKDILGEHGLLKQLTRRLVERALEAEMTAHLGYAPHAPEGRGSGNSRNGKSAKTIQTETGPLAIEVPRDRNGDFEPQLVSKRQRRLEGFDEKVLALYARGLSTRGIQGHLEELYGVEVSPTLISNVTESVLADVKAWQSRPLASVYPILYFDALIVKSREAGPVKNKAVYLALGVNLQGEKERLGLWIADTEGAKFWLSVFTELKNRGVQDGFIACVDGLKGLPEAIETVFPNIQVQRCIVHKVRHSLQYVTWKERKAVAKDLRAIYGAATLTEAEAALARFADTWDAKYPAISQSWRADWTRLTVFFDCPPEIRKVLYTTNAIESLNFSLRKLLKTRGAFPIANGVSGSAEAALPNDEAILKVLYLGLQRIEKKWTLPIQDWKRALNHFVILFGNRVTL; from the coding sequence ATGACCAGTGATACAGCCAAACAAGACGCCTTATTGGATGAATTGCTCAAAGGCTATACGAATCCGAAAGACATTCTGGGGGAACACGGCTTGCTCAAGCAGCTGACCCGGCGTCTGGTGGAACGGGCGTTGGAGGCGGAGATGACCGCCCATTTGGGCTATGCCCCCCATGCGCCGGAAGGGCGCGGCAGCGGTAATTCTCGCAACGGCAAGTCGGCGAAGACGATTCAAACGGAAACCGGACCCTTGGCGATTGAGGTCCCGCGGGATCGCAACGGAGACTTCGAGCCGCAACTGGTTTCCAAGCGCCAACGCCGGCTCGAAGGATTTGATGAGAAGGTTCTGGCGCTGTATGCGCGGGGCTTATCCACCCGTGGTATTCAGGGGCATCTGGAAGAACTGTATGGCGTGGAAGTCTCGCCGACGCTCATCTCCAACGTTACCGAATCGGTGTTGGCGGACGTGAAGGCATGGCAGAGCCGGCCCTTGGCGTCGGTGTATCCGATCCTGTATTTCGACGCTTTGATCGTCAAATCACGCGAAGCGGGACCGGTCAAGAACAAGGCGGTCTATCTCGCTTTGGGCGTCAATCTGCAAGGCGAAAAGGAGCGGCTGGGCCTTTGGATCGCGGACACAGAAGGCGCCAAGTTCTGGCTGTCGGTCTTTACCGAGTTGAAGAACCGAGGCGTTCAGGATGGCTTTATCGCCTGTGTCGACGGCCTCAAGGGACTGCCGGAAGCGATTGAAACCGTGTTTCCCAACATCCAGGTCCAACGGTGTATCGTCCATAAGGTGCGCCACAGCCTGCAGTATGTCACCTGGAAGGAGCGCAAGGCGGTGGCGAAAGACCTGCGGGCGATTTATGGCGCCGCGACCTTGACCGAGGCCGAAGCTGCCCTGGCGCGGTTTGCGGACACCTGGGACGCGAAGTACCCAGCCATCAGCCAAAGCTGGCGGGCGGATTGGACGCGCTTGACTGTGTTTTTCGATTGTCCGCCGGAGATCCGCAAAGTGCTGTATACCACCAACGCGATCGAATCACTCAACTTCAGCCTGCGCAAGCTGCTCAAGACCCGCGGCGCGTTCCCAATCGCAAACGGCGTCTCCGGGAGCGCCGAAGCCGCCCTTCCAAACGATGAGGCGATTCTGAAAGTCCTGTATCTGGGACTGCAGCGGATCGAGAAGAAATGGACCCTGCCGATCCAGGATTGGAAACGGGCGTTGAACCACTTCGTGATCCTCTTTGGTAATCGAGTTACCCTATGA